One Brassica napus cultivar Da-Ae chromosome A5, Da-Ae, whole genome shotgun sequence DNA window includes the following coding sequences:
- the BNAA05G32140D gene encoding uncharacterized protein BNAA05G32140D isoform X1, whose amino-acid sequence MKVMDKWVAEFFIRCQKNPRVSPTNLLSALKFRESAGDCSYLKKSSVLREISDSLIRGNVAEGTLDLLETLEKLHRGSVLTESHKFAYCWTAVECTVRLMWPLSASEGLYGDAVERIWTKRIGVLKERGSGLVSEELLKWEADLRKAVEDDEVYKRIRESNVRYSAVCFLNQLLKEQWAVLGSCSLESVAQRMLLKSRKAVDKGTRRLDEGEKENGEDNRDVHGVECPQHAAGEEEERTMGVQEQEHEPSLDEGDKMVARELKDFLLEIQRQMDPSFTRQLQEPNNANITTPQPSRRVNSTGTSGQQQDSASENRVRPHLPTPEPLNVSPLKKKRANPVARRIKKFWTPEEVAVLREGVKEYGKSWKEIKNANPEVLAERTEVDLKDKWRNLLR is encoded by the exons ATGAAGGTTATGGACAAATGGGTCGCCGAATTTTTCATCCGCTGTCAAAAAAACCCTAGGGTTTCTCCTACAAACCTGCTCTCCGCGCTGAAATTCAGAGAGTCCGCCGGCGACTGCTCGTACCTCAAGAAGTCGTCTGTTCTACGGGAAATCTCCGATTCGTTGATCCGCGGCAACGTCGCCGAGGGAACGCTCGACCTACTCGAGACTCTCGAGAAGCTTCATCGAGGCTCAGTACTCACGGAGTCTCACAAGTTCGCTTATTGCTGGACGGCTGTTGAGTGCACGGTTAGGTTGATGTGGCCGTTGTCTGCTTCCGAGGGTTTATACGGGGACGCTGTCGAGAGGATATGGACGAAGAGGATTGGGGTTTTGAAGGAGAGAGGGAGCGGTTTGGTAAGCGAGGAGTTGTTGAAATGGGAGGCTGATCTGAGGAAGGCTGTTGAGGATGATGAGGTGTATAAGCGGATTCGAGAGAGTAACGTTAGGTACAGTGCCGTGTGTTTTTTGAATCAGCTTCTCAAAGAGCAGTGGGCAGTGCTTGGGAGCTGCTCTCTTGAATCAGTTGCTCAGAGGATGCTTCTTAAGAGCCGCAAGGCTGTTGATAAGGGCACTAGGCGTTTGGATGAAGGAGAGAAGGAGAATGGGGAGGACAATAGAGATGTTCACGGAGTGGAATGTCCCCAACATGCAGcaggggaggaggaggagaggacAATGGGCGTACAAGAACAAGAACATGAACCAAGTCTTGATGAAGGGGACAAAATGGTTGCTCGAGAGCTGAAGGATTTTTTGTTAGAGATTCAACGACAGATGGACCCTTCCTTCACTAGGCAACTGCAAGAACCTAACAATGCAAATATCACTACTCCTCAGCCTTCAAGGAGGGTTAATAGTACTGGAACAAGCGGTCAA CAACAGGATAGTGCAAGTGAGAACAGAGTTAGACCTCATCTACCTACCCCGGAACCTCTGAATGTATCcccgttgaagaagaagagggcaAATCCTGTAGCCAGAAGGATAAAGAAATTTTGGACGCCCGAAGAAGTGGCAGTTCTGAGGGAAGGAGTAAAAGA GTATGGTAAATCATGGAAAGAGATAAAGAATGCAAACCCTGAAGTATTGGCAGAGAGGACTGAG GTGGATTTGAAGGATAAATGGAGGAACTTGCTTCGGTAG
- the LOC106453069 gene encoding acyl carrier protein, chloroplastic: MSTTFCSSVSMQATSLAATTRISFQKPGLVSRTNLSFNLRRSIPTRLSVSCAAKPETVEKVSKIVKKQLSLKDDQKVVAETKFADLGADSLDTVEIVMGLEEEFDIEMAEEKAQKIATVEEAAELIEELVQAKK, from the exons ATGTCGACCACTTTCTGCTCCTCTGTCTCCATGCAAGCCACTTCTCTG GCAGCAACAACGAGGATTAGTTTCCAGAAGCCAGGTTTGGTTTCAAGGACTAATCTCTCCTTCAATCTCCGCCGTTCAATCCCCACTCGCCTCTCAGTCTCCTGCGCG GCCAAACCAGAGACGGTAGAGAAAGTGTCTAAGATAGTTAAGAAGCAGCTATCACTCAAAGACGACCAAAAGGTCGTTGCGGAGACCAAGTTTGCTGATCTTGGAGCAGATTCTCTCGACACT gttgagaTTGTGATGGGTTTGGAGGAAGAGTTTGATATCGAAATGGCTGAAGAGAAAGCGCAGAAGATTGCAACCGTGGAGGAAGCTGCTGAACTCATTGAAGAGCTCGTGCAAGCCAAGAAGTAA
- the LOC106453071 gene encoding trafficking protein particle complex subunit 6B-like has protein sequence MVREVAESCVDTMLMEMVAMYSGRFYANKPELAARRIEAIGYQVGHQLSERYTMERPRFSDHLEAIKFICKDFWSEVFKKQIDNLKTNHRGTFVLQDNKFRWLSRVSIDPSSEKETEDPSTPGESKAAQAVSMYLYFPCGIIRGVLSNLGIPCAVSADISSLPTCSFVIRVKA, from the exons atggTGAGAGAAGTGGCGGAGAGCTGTGTAGACACCATGCTAATGGAGATGGTGGCGATGTACAGCGGCCGATTCTACGCTAACAAGCCGGAACTCGCCGCTCGGAGGATCGAGGCCATCGGTTATCAGGTCGGCCACCAGCTCTCCGAGAG GTACACTATGGAAAGACCAAGGTTCAGCGACCATCTAGAGGCAATCAAGTTTATCTGTAAAGACTTCTGGTCTGAGGTCTTCAAGAAGCAGATTGATAATCTCAAGACTAATCACCGG GGTACTTTTGTATTGCAAGACAACAAGTTCAGATGGCTATCTCGCGTCTCAATCGACCCTTCGTCTGAGAAGGAAACCGAAGATCCGTCTACTCCGGGGGAAAGCAAAGCGGCACAAGCGGTGAGCATGTACCTGTATTTCCCATGTGGAATCATAAGAGGTGTCCTCTCCAACTTGGGGATACCTTGTGCTGTCTCTGCTGACATATCCAGCCTTCCCACTT GCTCTTTCGTGATCCGGGTCAAGGCTTGA
- the LOC106453070 gene encoding nuclear matrix constituent protein 1a → MDKAASHEELIMEKLDKSLRGGASEMLFSITQLRGIHKHNKMVEANLKSRSKALELKEKELQTLSSELKQKVETFEKEKAEAGDMKKLVDECGEELRLKRNELTAKLDTSSRLQREIEVKRSQWTQHSAEIGRLCSETSKKKNELAVTLEKVKECEKRFKMKSLELASKEKDLRGVRESIEVSDSELEVKKKMVVSLNNEIDSKSKESREIKKLIEQQTSELVVMQKQLDSIRSSCEMEERAKEIKDKEKELELLKHQLESEEKKLLQLKREMEVVTGIKKKDLELTLSKIEESSQQLASVNHQLESQRRQLEMQSVEQVSKQMEFESFRESSKRLVCDLEVKEKRLQELNNLIKLSGEQLNLKSKALGEIERELKLKRRLRQMSTVLVNREKQPISSQQNVEEETELIDTLMPDGISASLTRHEVSSVLRATPNPAGFVLEQVQDGIREGSTFQDTFLETLVLIFEELVKIQGPDESQLLQLQATEVATLWKERITIEAPKSTLEALAFLLFIIAYGLKALINEEETALLASSIAQYGQAPRLFVYLSLNPKIREFVEELIKKGLYIPAVRLICLFNLDKEDKDVSFSRSELLKKEIITFRRSALENRSTESSQAKGRDGGRLRAILELVADYKLKIDLPGDLIAKLMVEGERSAPVAHCSVIHVASSSNPQAGLKKKKQLGQTKTVLVKHTGVKQENLGTTLPADVKSIKLRAFSSHTYQRRGN, encoded by the exons ATGGATAAAGCAGCAAGTCATGAAGAACTAATTATGGAGAAGCTCGACAAATCACTTAGAGGCGGTGCCTCTGAGATGCTGTTCTCCATTACTCAACTGAGAGGTATACATAAGCATAACAAGATGGTTGAAGCCAACCTCAAGAGTAGATCCAAAGCGCTAGAGCTAAAGGAGAAGGAGCTTCAAACTCTGAGCTCAGAGCTTAAACAAAAGGTTGAAACTTTCGAGAAGGAGAAGGCTGAAGCTGGTGATATGAAGAAGCTGGTGGACGAGTGTGGGGAAGAGCTGAGGTTAAAGAGAAACGAGCTGACGGCGAAGCTTGACACGTCGTCAAGGCTTCAGAGAGAGATCGAGGTGAAGAGGAGCCAGTGGACGCAGCATTCGGCTGAGATTGGGAGGCTTTGCAGCGAGACgagtaagaagaagaatgagTTGGCGGTGACTCTTGAGAAGGTTAAGGAATGTGAGAAGCGGTTTAAGATGAAGTCGTTGGAGTTGGCTTCTAAAGAGAAGGACTTGCGGGGTGTGAGAGAGTCTATTGAGGTTTCTGATTCTGAGCTTGAGGTGAAAAAGAAGATGGTTGTGTCATTGAACAATGAGATTGACTCCAAGTCCAAAGAGTCAAGGGAGATTAAAAAACTGATTGAGCAACAAACGAGTGAGCTTGTTGTCATGCAAAAGCAGCTTGATTCTATCAGAAGCTCTTGTGAGATGGAAGAAAGAGCTAAAGAGATTAAAGATAAAGAAAAGGAGCTGGAGCTGCTTAAGCATCAGCTAGAGTCAGAGGAAAAGAAACTCCTTCAGCTCAAGAGAGAGATGGAAGTGGTGACAGGTATAAAGAAGAAAGATTTGGAGCTGACTCTTTCCAAGATTGAAGAATCCAGCCAGCAGCTTGCGTCTGTGAATCACCAACTTGAGTCTCAACGGAGACAGCTCGAGATGCAGTCAGTTGAGCAAGTTTCTAAACAGATGGAGTTTGAAAGTTTTCGAGAATCAAGCAAGCGCTTGGTCTGTGACCTTGAGGTGAAAGAAAAGAGGTTACAAGAATTAAACAATCTGATAAAGCTCTCTGGTGAACAGCTTAACTTGAAATCCAAAGCGCTGGGGGAGATTGAAAGAGAGCTCAAGCTCAAGAGACGCTTAAGACAAATGAGCACTGTGCTTGTTAATCGTGAGAAGCAACCTATCAGCAGTCAGCAGAATGTAGAAGAAGAAACTGAACTGATAGATACTCTCATGCCTGATGGAATCTCAGCTTCTCTTACGCGCCACGAAGTCTCCAGCGTCCTTAGAGCTACACCAAATCCAGCAGGATTTGTTCTGGAACAAGTGCAAGATGGAATTAGAGAAGGATCAACTTTTCAAGACACGTTCTTGGAGACCTTGGTTCTTATTTTTGAGGAGCTAGTCAAAATTCAAGGACCGGACGAGTCTCAGCTGCTGCAGCTCCAAGCCACAGAAGTGGCAACTCTATGGAAAGAGAGGATAACCATCGAAGCTCCAAAGTCAACTCTCGAGGCCTTGGCCTTTCTTTTGTTCATCATTGCATATGGATTAAAGGCACTGATCAATGAAGAAGAAACTGCTTTGCTTGCTTCGTCTATTGCTCAGTACGGACAGGCTCCAAGACTCTTTGTATATCTGAGTCTCAACCCGAAGATCCGAG AGTTTGTTGAAGAGCTCATCAAGAAAGGCTTGTATATTCCTGCAGTTAGGCTTATCTGTTTGTTTAATCTTGATAAAGAGGATAAAGACGTATCCTTCTCACGTTCAGAGCTCTTGAAGAAAGAGATCATCACTTTCAGACGTTCAGCCCTGGAAAATAGATCCACTGAATCCTCACAG GCGAAAGGGAGAGATGGTGGAAGACTGAGAGCTATACTTGAACTTGTGGCGGATTACAAGCTTAAAATAGATCTCCCAGGGGACCTCATCGCCAAGCTCATGGTTGAAGGAGAGAGGTCAGCCCCTGTAGCTCATTGCTCTGTCATACATGTAGCCTCCTCATCAAACCCACAAGCtgggttgaagaagaagaaacagttGGGACAGACAAAAACTGTGCTGGTAAAACATACTGGTGTAAAGCAGGAGAATCTTG GTACAACTTTGCCAGCTGATGTTAAGTCCATCAAACTCCGAGCATTCTCCAGTCACACGTATCAGAGGAGAGGGAACTGA
- the LOC106453066 gene encoding sodium/hydrogen exchanger 2: MTMLASLYTSLTTKMLSVSTSDHASVVSLNLFVALLCACIVVGHLLEEHRWINESITALLIGLGTGVVILLMSRGKSSHLLVFSEDLFFIYLLPPIIFNAGFQVKKKQFFRNFVTIMAFGAIGTIISCTVISLGAIHFFKKLDIATFDLGDILAIGAIFAATDSVCTLQVLNQDETPLLYSLVFGEGVVNDATSVVLFNAIQSFDLTHLNHEAAFHFLGNFLYLFLLSTVLGVATGLVSAYVIKKLYFGRHSTDREVALMMLMAYLSYMLAELFALSGILTVFFCGIVMSHYTWHNVTESSRVTTKHTFATLSFLAETFIFLYVGMDALDIEKWRFVSDSPGTSVAVSSILMGLVMLGRAAFVFPLSFLSNLSKKNQSEKIDIKQQVVIWWAGLMRGAVSMALAYNKFTRSGHTELRGNAIMITSTITVCLFSTMVFGMLTKPLIRHLMPHQSTTTSMLSDDNTPKSLHMPLLDGEQQDSFVEFSGSHHDVPRPDSLRGFLMRPARTVHHYWRQFDDAFMRPVFGGRGFVPFVPGSPIERSTHDLSKP; encoded by the exons atgacaatGCTGGCTTCTCTTTACACCTCCTTAACGACTAAAATGCTGTCCGTGTCCACCTCTGATCACGCCTCTGTTGTTTCGTTGAATCTCTTCGTTGCGCTTCTCTGCGCTTGTATTGTCGTTGGCCATCTTTTGGAGGAGCATCGATGGATCAACGAGTCCATCACTGCTTTGTTGATT GGGCTTGGCACTGGAGTCGTTATTTTGTTGATGAGTAGAGGGAAAAGCTCACATCTATTGGTCTTCAGTGAAGATCTTTTCTTTATATATCTTCTCCCACCCATTATATTCAACGCAGG gttcCAAGTTAAAAAGAAGCAGTTTTTCCGCAATTTTGTGACTATTATGGCTTTTGGCGCCATTGGGACTATAATCTCTTGCACAGTAATATCTCTAG GCGCTATTCATTTCTTTAAGAAACTAGACATTGCGACCTTTGACTTGGGAGATATCCTTG CAATCGGCGCCATATTTGCTGCAACAGACTCTGTTTGCACGCTGCAG GTTCTCAATCAAGATGAGACGCCTTTGCTTTACAGTCTTGTATTCGGAGAGGGCGTTGTGAATGATGCCACGTCAGTTGTGCTCTTCAATGCGATCCAGAGCTTTGACCTCACCCACCTTAACCATGAAGCAGCTTTTCATTTTCTTGGAAACTTCTTGTATCTGTTTCTCTTGAGCACCGTGCTTGGTGTAGCA ACTGGTTTGGTAAGTGCTTATGTCATCAAGAAGCTTTATTTTGGAAG GCACTCGACTGATCGAGAGGTTGCCCTCATGATGCTTATGGCATATCTTTCATACATGCTTGCTGAG CTATTCGCCTTGAGTGGTATTCTCACTGTGTTCTTCTGTGGTATTGTGATGTCCCATTACACGTGGCACAACGTAACCGAGAGCTCAAGAGTAACTACCAA GCATACCTTTGCTACTTTGTCGTTTCTAGCGGAGACTTTTATTTTCCTTTACGTCGGGATGGATGCATTGGACATCGAGAAGTGGAGATTCGTGAGTGACAG CCCGGGGACATCGGTTGCAGTAAGCTCAATTCTGATGGGTCTAGTCATGCTTGGAAGAGCAGCTTTTGTGTTTCCTCTTTCCTTCTTATCAAACTTGTCCAAGAAAAATCAGAGCGAGAAGATCGATATCAAGCAGCAA GTTGTGATCTGGTGGGCTGGTCTGATGAGAGGTGCTGTCTCTATGGCTCTTGCCTACAATAAG TTTACAAGATCAGGACACACTGAATTGCGCGGGAATGCAATCATGATTACCAGTACTATAACCGTTTGTCTTTTTAGCACCATG GTGTTTGGTATGTTGACAAAACCGCTCATTAGACACCTGATGCCCCATCAAAGTACAACCACCAGCATGTTATCCGACGACAACACTCCGAAGTCTCTCCACATGCCGCTCCTCGATGGCGAGCAGCAAGATTCATTCGTTGAGTTCTCTGGGAGCCACCATGACGTGCCGCGACCAGACAGCCTTCGGGGTTTCCTGATGCGTCCAGCACGCACTGTGCATCACTACTGGAGACAGTTTGATGATGCATTCATGCGTCCTGTGTTTGGTGGTCGCGGTTTTGTTCCCTTCGTCCCTGGTTCTCCGATTGAGAGAAGCACCCATGATCTCAGTAAaccttga
- the BNAA05G32140D gene encoding uncharacterized protein BNAA05G32140D isoform X2 gives MKVMDKWVAEFFIRCQKNPRVSPTNLLSALKFRESAGDCSYLKKSSVLREISDSLIRGNVAEGTLDLLETLEKLHRGSVLTESHKFAYCWTAVECTVRLMWPLSASEGLYGDAVERIWTKRIGVLKERGSGLVSEELLKWEADLRKAVEDDEVYKRIRESNVRYSAVCFLNQLLKEQWAVLGSCSLESVAQRMLLKSRKAVDKGTRRLDEGEKENGEDNRDVHGVECPQHAAGEEEERTMGVQEQEHEPSLDEGDKMVARELKDFLLEIQRQMDPSFTRQLQEPNNANITTPQPSRRVNSTGTSGQDSASENRVRPHLPTPEPLNVSPLKKKRANPVARRIKKFWTPEEVAVLREGVKEYGKSWKEIKNANPEVLAERTEVDLKDKWRNLLR, from the exons ATGAAGGTTATGGACAAATGGGTCGCCGAATTTTTCATCCGCTGTCAAAAAAACCCTAGGGTTTCTCCTACAAACCTGCTCTCCGCGCTGAAATTCAGAGAGTCCGCCGGCGACTGCTCGTACCTCAAGAAGTCGTCTGTTCTACGGGAAATCTCCGATTCGTTGATCCGCGGCAACGTCGCCGAGGGAACGCTCGACCTACTCGAGACTCTCGAGAAGCTTCATCGAGGCTCAGTACTCACGGAGTCTCACAAGTTCGCTTATTGCTGGACGGCTGTTGAGTGCACGGTTAGGTTGATGTGGCCGTTGTCTGCTTCCGAGGGTTTATACGGGGACGCTGTCGAGAGGATATGGACGAAGAGGATTGGGGTTTTGAAGGAGAGAGGGAGCGGTTTGGTAAGCGAGGAGTTGTTGAAATGGGAGGCTGATCTGAGGAAGGCTGTTGAGGATGATGAGGTGTATAAGCGGATTCGAGAGAGTAACGTTAGGTACAGTGCCGTGTGTTTTTTGAATCAGCTTCTCAAAGAGCAGTGGGCAGTGCTTGGGAGCTGCTCTCTTGAATCAGTTGCTCAGAGGATGCTTCTTAAGAGCCGCAAGGCTGTTGATAAGGGCACTAGGCGTTTGGATGAAGGAGAGAAGGAGAATGGGGAGGACAATAGAGATGTTCACGGAGTGGAATGTCCCCAACATGCAGcaggggaggaggaggagaggacAATGGGCGTACAAGAACAAGAACATGAACCAAGTCTTGATGAAGGGGACAAAATGGTTGCTCGAGAGCTGAAGGATTTTTTGTTAGAGATTCAACGACAGATGGACCCTTCCTTCACTAGGCAACTGCAAGAACCTAACAATGCAAATATCACTACTCCTCAGCCTTCAAGGAGGGTTAATAGTACTGGAACAAGCGGTCAA GATAGTGCAAGTGAGAACAGAGTTAGACCTCATCTACCTACCCCGGAACCTCTGAATGTATCcccgttgaagaagaagagggcaAATCCTGTAGCCAGAAGGATAAAGAAATTTTGGACGCCCGAAGAAGTGGCAGTTCTGAGGGAAGGAGTAAAAGA GTATGGTAAATCATGGAAAGAGATAAAGAATGCAAACCCTGAAGTATTGGCAGAGAGGACTGAG GTGGATTTGAAGGATAAATGGAGGAACTTGCTTCGGTAG
- the LOC106345650 gene encoding coiled-coil domain-containing protein SCD2-like, which yields MRNMRPVHARNQTTDPSSPMMTSPLMNRHARTGSNAGPASNAKKAQTKAAAQRLAAVMSNQTGDDEDSDDDLSFDYNAVGSIGLAAGRSHPSRSPMIKKPVARRPQMGTPQLADDDNEDDDFSVDVSSGRPSIGLSGGRAIRPKSPVVTKIAPPRRTQPVNEDKKKDDDDDDDDVVSVDYTIGRPSIGLGSGRTMRPQASMNKVQPQGRPVMAVQPTDEENEDDEAPYVYTSGVPSVGLAGGRAARSRSPLKKTPPLRHPQVIAQPPSSGDSDADYDEAYTSVMPSIGLAGGRSMKPRTPLSIRTKEQPQTGVPSSGNRSSFGEDSTLPQTTTNQVDHQSPSARSAFSTKSSQSLNAMDQPPSARSSFSGRPIRTVPLMPSSVPISLKPVTPAFQSDTPTNLRKDKSRFSIDLGSSGNLRELGSQRSTSALQDEVDMLQEENESLLDKLRLAEDKCEEADARAKQLEKQVEILGEGVTMDARLLSRKEAALQQREAALKVASQTRGGKREDVSALHTEAEIAREEAASSLEQLHEVESELNSLKTLTKRLILTQEEMEEVVLKRCWLSRYWGLCVRHGIQADIARAKHEYWSSFAPLPLEIVLSAGQRAREIVSRSNSTLREREKSFQNLHETSGEGNVESMVWVEKGLRELAALKVQEAVAYVMAQNRRNSSSKIFVSDEVKLPMDGQFEAFELSDDEVEDVSFKQAWLSYFWRRAKNHDIEADLADERLQYWINQGTRSATSQDAVDVERGLMELRKLNIESQLWQKSRKGLDHESNPSSHVELSF from the exons ATGAGAAACATGAGGCCTGTTCATGCAAGGAACCAGACCACGGATCCATCTTCGCCGATGATGACGTCTCCTCTGATGAATCGTCACGCACGGACAGGATCCAACGCTGGACCAGCATCTAACGCCAAGAAAGCACAGACGAAAGCAGCAGCTCAGAGACTCGCGGCTGTGATGTCGAACCAAACAGGGGACGATGAAGACAGTGATGATGACCTTTCCTTTGACTACAACGCTGTCGGGAGCATTGGTCTCGCTGCCGGAAGATCTCATCCTTCTCGGTCTCCAATG ATCAAGAAACCTGTTGCAAGGCGCCCGCAAATGGGAACTCCACAGTTAGCTGATGACGACAATGAAGATGATGATTTCAGTGTGGATGTATCAAGTGGCAGACCTAGTATTGGCCTTTCTGGTGGCAGAGCAATAAGACCTAAGTCTCCTGTGGTG ACTAAAATTGCACCACCGAGACGTACACAACCAGTAAATGAAGATAAGAAGAaggatgatgatgacgatgatgatgatgttgtttCAGTTGATTATACCATTGGTAGACCAAGTATTGGGCTTGGAAGTGGGAGGACAATGAGACCACAGGCTTCTATG AATAAAGTCCAACCACAAGGACGTCCAGTGATGGCAGTTCAGCCTACTGATGAGGAAAACGAAGATGATGAGGCTCCATATGTGTACACAAGTGGCGTTCCAAGTGTTGGACTTGCTGGTGGAAGGGCTGCACGGTCACGCTCTCCTCTG AAAAAAACCCCACCACTGAGGCATCCACAAGTAATAGCTCAGCCACCATCAAGTGGAGACAGTGATGCTGATTATGATGAGGCTTATACTAGTGTCATGCCTAGTATAGGACTTGCTGGTGGACGGTCAATGAAACCTCGCACTCCTTTG TCAATTCGTACAAAGGAACAACCTCAGACCGGAGTTCCAAGTTCAGGTAACCGATCTTCATTCGGTGAGGATTCAACATTACCTCAGACAACAACAAACCAAGTGGACCACCAGTCTCCATCAGCACGTTCTGCCTTCTCTACCAAATCATCTCAGTCCCTCAATGCTATGGACCAACCTCCCTCGGCGCGTTCATCTTTCAGTGGTCGTCCCATAAGGACAGTGCCTTTAATGCCATCTTCGGTGCCTATATCACTCAAACCAGTCACTCCTGCTTTTCAATCTGACACGCCAACCAATCTTAGAAAAGACAAAAG TAGGTTTTCCATTGATCTGGGAAGCTCAGGAAACTTAAGAGAGTTAGGCAGTCAACGGTCTACTTCAGCTTTACAAGATGAG GTTGATATGTTacaagaagaaaatgaaagtttgtTAGACAAG CTTCGACTTGCAGAAGATAAATGTGAAGAAGCAGATGCAAGAGCTAAGCAACTTGAGAAGCAG GTTGAGATCCTTGGAGAAGGTGTTACTATGGACGCACGTCTTTTAAGCAG AAAGGAGGCAGCTCTGCAACAGAGAGAG GCTGCTTTGAAAGTTGCATCACAAACTCGTGGAGGAAAGAGAGAAGATGTTTCAGCTCTTCATACAGAAGCTGAG ATTGCTAGGGAGGAAGCAGCATCTTCTTTAGAGCAGCTTCACGAAGTTGAATCAGAGCTTAACTCTCTTAAGACCTTGACCAAGAGATTGATATTGactcaggaggagatg GAAGAGGTTGTTCTGAAGAGGTGCTGGCTTTCACGTTATTGGGGCTTATGCGTTAGACATG GGATTCAAGCAGACATTGCACGAGCCAAACACGAGTACTGGTCATCATTTGCACCCCTTCCTCTAGAGATTGTTCTTTCCGCAGGACAAAGAGCTAGGGAGATAGTTTCacgtt CTAACAGCACTcttagagaaagagaaaaatcatttcaaaatctGCATGAAACTTCTGGTGAAGGAAATGTAGAAAGCATGGTATGGGTTGAGAAAGGTTTGAGAGAACTGGCTGCACTAAag GTTCAGGAGGCAGTAGCATATGTCATGGCTCAAAATAGACGGAACTCATCATCCAAGATTTTTGTTTCAG ATGAAGTGAAACTGCCAATGGATGGACAGTTTGAAGCCTTTG AGTTAAGTGACGATGAAGTTGAAGATGTGAGTTTTAAGCAG GCATGGCTTTCATATTTTTGGAGGAGAGCAAAGAACCATGACATTGAAGCTGATCTGGCGGATGAGCGTCTCCAGTACTGGATAAACCAAGGGACTCGATCTGCAACTTCACAGGACGCTGTTGATG TTGAAAGAGGACTAATGGAGCTGAGGAAGCTGAACATAGAGTCACAGCTTTGGCAAAAGTCAAGAAAAGGACTTGATCATGAATCTAATCCTTCTTCTCATGTTGAACTCTCTTTCtga